In Kordiimonas pumila, a single genomic region encodes these proteins:
- a CDS encoding penicillin-binding protein 1A — protein MSNSSEDKAKSTLNLRKPLWVRLVKWCLVLGIVGVVCAAGLVLWAIIYYGKDLPDYRQLANYEPAVVTRVHAGDGSLLTEYSRQPRLFVPINVVPEQLIEAFLSAEDKDFYNHNGLDYMGMIRGNIRNISNLIKGRPLQGGSTISQQVARTFLLTLDQKLDRKIKEIILTLRIERAYSKDHILELYLNEINFGNRSYGVAAAALNYFNKSLNELTVAQMAFLAALPKAPHNYHPQRHKQRALERRNWILGRMHDLGYIDKATYQEALAEDLLMTPRAGHHEFKADYFEEEVRRRVNSIYGSKTLYEGGLYVRTSLEPSLQAIAEKTLRQGLIAYDRRHGWRGAIGRMPVGKNWTETLLEKSVPLGVPTWRDAVVHEVGAKGAVIGFQDGSFGFIPFEEVEWARSWRTGEYLGPSVKDIGEVLALGDIVAVEALPNSPKVSLQNFMTMDGRKVDKVSAYSLRQIPEIEGAIVVMDPHTGRVLAMVGGYDYKSSQYNRATQAERQPGSAFKPFVYAAALDNGFTPASLVLDAPFVIDQGNGQGKWKPKNSSDKFYGPSTLRLGVEKSRNLMTVRLAQHIGMPVIMQYARNFGIADNMEASLAASLGAGEVTLMQLSAAYGMLVNGGKKITPSLIDRIQDRRGQTIFRHDDRSCLVCNLSFDGTEPVITDNRETVLNPLTAYQIVSILQGVVENGTGRKIRVLGKPLAGKTGTTNDSLDAWFVGFSADMVVGVFTGFDNPRSLGAHEEGSSVAVPIFRDFMAEALKGEPGIPFRMPSGIRLVRVNRETGSPAGFGDSDVILEAFKPGTEPRPGQVAVLDGSLEVSNTKGIVRDGTGGIY, from the coding sequence ATGAGCAATAGTTCTGAAGATAAAGCTAAAAGTACTCTAAACCTTAGAAAGCCACTGTGGGTTAGGCTGGTTAAATGGTGTCTTGTCCTTGGTATTGTTGGTGTGGTTTGTGCTGCGGGGCTGGTACTTTGGGCTATTATTTATTACGGCAAAGATTTGCCTGATTATCGTCAATTGGCAAACTATGAGCCTGCGGTCGTAACGCGTGTTCATGCGGGTGATGGTAGCTTACTAACGGAATATTCAAGGCAGCCACGTTTATTTGTTCCGATTAATGTTGTGCCCGAGCAACTTATTGAAGCCTTTTTGTCGGCTGAGGATAAGGACTTTTATAATCATAACGGCCTAGATTATATGGGAATGATACGGGGTAACATCCGTAATATTAGCAATTTGATTAAAGGCAGGCCCCTGCAGGGTGGCTCAACAATATCACAGCAGGTTGCGCGTACCTTTTTGCTAACGCTAGACCAGAAGCTTGACCGGAAAATTAAAGAAATCATTCTCACCCTGAGAATTGAGCGTGCCTACAGTAAAGACCATATACTTGAACTGTACCTTAATGAAATAAACTTTGGCAACAGGTCTTACGGTGTTGCCGCTGCAGCACTGAATTATTTTAATAAATCGCTTAATGAACTTACCGTCGCTCAGATGGCGTTTTTAGCAGCGCTCCCTAAGGCACCGCACAATTACCACCCACAACGCCATAAACAGCGTGCCCTTGAACGAAGAAATTGGATTTTAGGGCGCATGCATGATCTTGGCTATATTGATAAAGCGACTTATCAAGAAGCACTTGCTGAAGATTTACTTATGACACCTCGGGCAGGGCATCATGAATTTAAAGCGGACTATTTTGAAGAAGAAGTGCGCCGTAGGGTTAATAGCATATATGGCTCAAAGACGCTTTATGAAGGTGGCTTGTATGTTAGAACATCGCTGGAGCCTTCATTACAGGCAATAGCTGAAAAAACATTACGCCAAGGCCTAATTGCATATGACAGGCGTCATGGTTGGCGTGGCGCTATTGGCCGCATGCCTGTTGGCAAAAACTGGACTGAAACACTTTTAGAGAAAAGTGTGCCGCTCGGTGTGCCAACATGGCGTGATGCTGTTGTTCATGAGGTGGGGGCAAAAGGTGCTGTTATAGGTTTTCAGGATGGTAGCTTTGGCTTCATACCGTTTGAGGAAGTTGAATGGGCACGTAGCTGGCGTACAGGCGAATACTTAGGCCCCAGTGTCAAAGATATTGGTGAAGTTCTTGCGCTTGGTGATATTGTTGCAGTTGAGGCTTTACCAAATAGCCCCAAGGTGTCTTTGCAAAACTTTATGACAATGGATGGTCGTAAAGTTGATAAGGTTTCGGCTTATAGTCTTCGGCAGATCCCCGAGATTGAAGGGGCTATTGTTGTTATGGACCCCCATACAGGCAGGGTTTTGGCGATGGTTGGCGGCTATGATTATAAAAGCAGCCAATATAACCGTGCTACACAGGCAGAAAGACAACCAGGGTCTGCTTTTAAACCTTTTGTATATGCGGCTGCTTTAGATAATGGGTTTACACCCGCGAGTTTAGTGCTTGATGCCCCTTTTGTCATTGACCAAGGGAATGGCCAGGGTAAATGGAAGCCCAAGAATAGCTCAGATAAATTTTATGGACCTAGTACATTAAGGTTAGGCGTAGAGAAGTCTCGAAACCTTATGACGGTGCGATTGGCCCAGCATATAGGGATGCCTGTTATAATGCAGTATGCTCGTAACTTTGGCATAGCGGATAATATGGAAGCATCACTGGCGGCTTCACTGGGGGCAGGAGAAGTAACACTGATGCAGCTCTCTGCCGCATATGGTATGCTTGTGAATGGTGGTAAAAAAATAACACCATCTCTCATTGACAGGATTCAGGATCGACGCGGACAAACCATTTTTCGCCATGATGACCGAAGTTGCCTTGTGTGTAATTTAAGCTTTGATGGTACAGAGCCTGTGATTACGGACAATAGGGAAACTGTTTTAAACCCTCTTACTGCCTACCAGATTGTTTCCATTCTTCAAGGTGTCGTTGAAAATGGTACTGGTCGTAAGATACGCGTTCTAGGCAAGCCTCTCGCAGGTAAAACCGGAACGACAAATGATTCTCTTGACGCTTGGTTCGTAGGCTTTTCTGCCGATATGGTTGTCGGTGTTTTTACAGGGTTTGATAATCCTCGTTCTCTTGGGGCTCATGAAGAGGGTTCCAGTGTTGCAGTACCCATTTTCCGCGATTTTATGGCAGAGGCACTTAAAGGCGAGCCCGGTATTCCGTTTAGGATGCCTTCAGGCATACGGCTGGTCCGTGTCAACCGAGAAACTGGTTCTCCCGCAGGGTTTGGGGATAGTGATGTTATTCTTGAAGCCTTTAAACCGGGCACAGAACCACGCCCTGGTCAGGTTGCAGTACTTGACGGATCGCTCGAAGTCAGTAATACGAAGGGCATTGTTCGCGACGGTACAGGCGGTATTTATTAA
- a CDS encoding bactofilin family protein, whose product MKKTAHLNTQAPRPVSSATPSIIASDVEIKGNIKTSGELQLDGTIIGDLACGGLAMGETGSVVGTIIADTVSIRGTVKGEVRARSVRLEQSAVIEGDIYHESLSVEAGAKLTGHFAHTSSPREKKSSEQETPSFVEKKAAAE is encoded by the coding sequence ATGAAAAAAACAGCTCATCTTAATACACAGGCTCCACGACCTGTTTCTTCAGCAACACCTTCAATCATTGCATCAGATGTTGAGATTAAAGGAAACATTAAAACCTCTGGTGAATTGCAACTTGATGGCACCATTATAGGCGACCTAGCCTGTGGCGGCCTAGCCATGGGAGAAACCGGTTCTGTTGTTGGCACAATTATAGCTGATACAGTTAGTATTAGAGGCACAGTTAAAGGCGAAGTACGCGCGCGCTCAGTTCGGTTAGAACAAAGTGCGGTTATTGAGGGTGACATTTACCATGAAAGCCTCTCTGTCGAGGCTGGAGCTAAATTAACGGGGCATTTTGCACATACATCTAGCCCGCGCGAGAAAAAAAGCTCTGAGCAAGAAACGCCCTCTTTTGTCGAGAAAAAAGCTGCAGCAGAATAA
- the bcp gene encoding thioredoxin-dependent thiol peroxidase: MSVEIGQKAPDFTITANSNETVSLSSLLGKKVVLYFYPKDDTPGCTTEAKDFTTLIKDFNKTETIVLGVSKDTVAKHQKFIAKHSLEVTLLSDEEGKTIEDYGVWVEKNMYGKKYMGIERATFLIDRQGVVNNIWRKVKVKGHAETVLDAAKAIT, translated from the coding sequence GTGTCTGTTGAGATAGGCCAAAAAGCGCCAGATTTTACCATAACAGCGAATAGTAATGAAACTGTATCACTATCGTCCTTACTGGGTAAAAAGGTGGTTCTGTATTTTTATCCAAAAGACGACACTCCCGGCTGCACTACAGAAGCTAAAGACTTTACGACGCTTATTAAAGATTTCAACAAAACAGAAACTATCGTGCTTGGTGTTTCAAAGGACACCGTAGCAAAGCATCAAAAATTCATTGCAAAACATAGCCTTGAAGTAACGCTTTTATCTGATGAAGAAGGCAAAACCATTGAGGATTATGGTGTTTGGGTCGAAAAGAACATGTACGGCAAAAAGTATATGGGCATAGAGCGCGCTACATTTTTGATTGACCGCCAAGGCGTGGTTAACAATATCTGGCGTAAGGTAAAAGTAAAAGGGCATGCAGAGACAGTACTAGATGCTGCGAAAGCTATCACCTAA
- the prfB gene encoding peptide chain release factor 2 (programmed frameshift): MGAEALATVDKLKQSMALLRRHLDWDRAVLRLEELNALSEDPELWNNPANAQKLMRERTKLDEAVSAVLFIETELTDTLEILALAEAEADTDMEAEAEEALKALAESAKTAELKALLSGEADGNDSYIEIHAGAGGTEAQDWAGMLFRMYLRWAESRGYKTETVQYMDGEEAGIKSATIQVKGEDAYGWLKTESGVHRLVRISPFDSNAKRHTSFASVWVFPVIDDSIDIEIIESDLKVDTYRASGAGGQHVNTTDSAIRITHLPSGIVVQCQAERSQHKNRATAMSMLKARLYEEELRKREEEASAVNAQKTDIGWGHQIRSYVMQPYQMVKDLRTGEESGQPQKVLDGALDPFMAAALAARVHGDSGKPVEDID, from the exons ATGGGAGCGGAAGCTTTAGCAACCGTTGATAAACTTAAGCAGTCTATGGCACTGCTGAGGAGGCATCTT GACTGGGATCGTGCAGTCCTCAGACTAGAGGAATTGAATGCCCTTTCAGAAGACCCTGAGTTATGGAATAACCCTGCTAATGCACAAAAGTTGATGCGTGAACGCACCAAGCTTGATGAAGCTGTTTCTGCTGTCCTGTTCATTGAAACAGAGCTCACTGACACCTTAGAAATTCTTGCCCTTGCTGAGGCTGAAGCTGATACAGACATGGAAGCTGAGGCTGAGGAGGCTTTAAAGGCATTAGCTGAATCAGCGAAGACAGCTGAACTTAAAGCTTTATTATCAGGTGAGGCTGATGGGAATGACAGCTATATTGAAATCCATGCGGGAGCTGGCGGCACAGAAGCACAAGACTGGGCCGGTATGTTGTTTCGTATGTATTTAAGGTGGGCAGAAAGCCGCGGGTATAAAACGGAAACTGTTCAATATATGGACGGTGAAGAAGCGGGCATAAAATCTGCGACAATTCAGGTTAAAGGCGAGGATGCTTATGGCTGGCTGAAAACCGAATCAGGTGTTCACCGCTTGGTGCGAATCTCCCCATTTGATTCTAATGCAAAGCGCCATACCAGTTTTGCGTCTGTTTGGGTATTTCCTGTTATTGATGATTCAATTGATATTGAAATTATTGAAAGCGATTTGAAGGTTGATACCTATCGTGCATCTGGGGCAGGTGGCCAGCACGTTAATACTACAGACTCAGCAATTCGTATTACACACCTACCTTCAGGGATTGTTGTACAGTGCCAAGCGGAACGCTCACAACATAAAAACCGGGCTACGGCTATGAGTATGTTAAAAGCGCGCTTATATGAAGAAGAACTGCGTAAACGCGAGGAAGAAGCGAGCGCGGTGAATGCCCAAAAAACTGATATTGGATGGGGGCATCAGATACGATCTTATGTCATGCAACCGTATCAAATGGTTAAAGACTTGCGTACAGGTGAGGAATCAGGGCAACCTCAGAAAGTTCTTGATGGTGCACTGGATCCATTCATGGCTGCCGCACTTGCTGCCCGTGTGCACGGAGACAGCGGTAAGCCAGTAGAAGATATTGATTAA
- a CDS encoding ferritin-like domain-containing protein, which yields MRKTFENISDAAICVMETENAREKADQARIVAAAWKSGELSFQFDKSPPDRPARPKRPQLLDPSQMPKRGKAGSESNKRALLHAIAHIELNAIDLAFDLIARFGGVMPRAFTDDWVSVGDDEARHYTLIASRMKTLECLYGDLPAHDGLWQSALDTRNSLPARLAIVPMVLEARGLDVTPKMIEQFKKSGDQVSAGILQTIYDEEIRHVAAGTRWFKYLAEKGDLDPNVWFKELVQSYFKGALRGPFNRDARNQAGMPVSFYEPLVDLLDNA from the coding sequence ATGAGAAAGACTTTTGAGAATATATCTGATGCCGCCATTTGTGTTATGGAAACAGAAAATGCACGAGAAAAGGCTGATCAGGCCAGAATAGTTGCTGCTGCGTGGAAGTCAGGCGAGCTATCCTTTCAATTTGATAAATCACCCCCAGATAGGCCAGCACGGCCCAAGCGCCCACAGCTTCTAGACCCTTCACAAATGCCAAAGCGTGGCAAAGCTGGTTCTGAATCAAACAAACGCGCCCTCTTGCACGCTATTGCACATATTGAATTGAATGCCATTGATTTAGCGTTCGATTTGATTGCTCGTTTTGGGGGGGTCATGCCCCGCGCCTTTACAGATGACTGGGTAAGTGTTGGCGATGATGAAGCTCGTCATTACACGCTTATTGCAAGTAGGATGAAAACTCTGGAATGCTTGTATGGTGACCTGCCCGCGCATGACGGCTTGTGGCAATCAGCTCTTGATACCAGAAATAGCTTACCTGCCCGGCTGGCCATTGTGCCAATGGTTCTCGAAGCTCGCGGCCTGGATGTAACCCCCAAGATGATTGAGCAGTTCAAAAAAAGCGGTGATCAAGTATCTGCTGGAATCCTGCAAACTATTTACGATGAAGAAATTCGCCACGTGGCGGCGGGAACGCGCTGGTTTAAGTATTTAGCGGAAAAAGGTGACCTTGACCCAAATGTTTGGTTTAAAGAATTGGTTCAATCATATTTCAAAGGTGCCTTGCGCGGCCCGTTTAACCGTGATGCCAGAAACCAAGCGGGCATGCCTGTTTCTTTCTATGAACCACTTGTAGACTTGTTAGATAATGCATAA
- a CDS encoding ATP-dependent Clp protease proteolytic subunit: MNDEDDKKDDTKIESEHLNKILFGARKVFISSAINMDMAKDVCARLHAMAHLSNEPITMHICSPGGHVEAGDMIHDTIKFIEPEVIMIGSGYVASAGALIYVATDKKNRFTTPNTRFLLHQPSGGVGGDASNISIQANQILAMRERLNKIFAAATGQSLERISKDTDRDYWLTAEEAKEYGLVGKIITTQKDIK; this comes from the coding sequence GTGAACGACGAAGACGATAAAAAAGACGACACGAAGATCGAAAGTGAACATCTGAATAAGATTTTATTTGGTGCGCGGAAGGTTTTCATTTCAAGTGCTATCAATATGGATATGGCAAAGGATGTTTGTGCCCGCTTGCATGCAATGGCGCATCTTTCAAATGAACCCATCACTATGCACATCTGTTCCCCTGGTGGCCACGTTGAAGCTGGTGATATGATACATGACACAATCAAGTTTATTGAGCCTGAAGTGATCATGATAGGTTCGGGGTATGTAGCGAGTGCAGGCGCATTAATCTATGTTGCTACAGATAAAAAGAACCGCTTCACAACACCTAATACGCGGTTTTTGTTGCACCAGCCAAGCGGCGGTGTTGGCGGTGATGCATCGAACATTTCAATACAGGCCAACCAAATACTTGCAATGCGGGAACGCCTGAATAAAATTTTTGCAGCAGCAACAGGGCAATCTCTTGAGCGGATCAGCAAAGACACAGATAGAGATTATTGGCTGACAGCAGAAGAAGCCAAAGAATATGGCTTGGTTGGTAAAATTATTACCACGCAAAAAGATATTAAATAA
- a CDS encoding N-acetylmuramoyl-L-alanine amidase has product MRSLVFLALRVSALLWLSFSVLAENTNISGVRFGQNGADTRFVIDMSGQVEPNIFLLANPSRVVIDLPNGSWEKDNNTKPTGVVEGYRHGLFSPGIYRIVLDLKQPAILAKSFSLPASGGYGDRYVIDLRPATDSSFAEAVTSSKHERPTPRDVVPDTPERVSRSNGKRIVVVDAGHGGVDPGTLGRSGENEKTLTLKISKQIKADLERTGRYQVYLTRDKDIYIPHRQRFGLAKAVNADLFISVHVDAIADPDVRGGTVYTLNENASDKEAGRLARMENKSDIIAGVDLAETNNEVTSILIELAQRETMNASAQYAEILLAEMRSQVHMHKRGHRFANLLVLKSPDVPSVLIETGYITNKIDARMLASTDGQKRIAKAVARATDQYFATLVAQGR; this is encoded by the coding sequence TTGCGTTCGCTTGTTTTTTTGGCACTCCGCGTATCAGCATTGTTGTGGCTAAGCTTTTCTGTTTTAGCGGAAAATACTAATATATCTGGCGTTAGGTTCGGACAAAACGGAGCAGATACGCGTTTTGTTATCGATATGTCAGGTCAAGTTGAACCTAATATATTCTTATTGGCCAACCCATCAAGAGTAGTTATTGATCTACCCAATGGCTCATGGGAAAAGGATAACAATACAAAGCCAACCGGTGTTGTAGAGGGTTATCGTCATGGTTTGTTTTCACCCGGTATATACCGTATTGTTCTTGACCTGAAGCAGCCCGCTATTTTGGCCAAATCATTTTCCCTGCCTGCTTCTGGGGGCTACGGTGACCGTTACGTTATTGACCTACGCCCTGCGACAGACTCTAGTTTTGCTGAAGCTGTTACATCTTCCAAGCACGAACGCCCGACACCAAGAGATGTTGTACCCGACACGCCAGAGCGTGTTTCAAGAAGCAATGGAAAACGTATAGTCGTGGTGGATGCGGGGCACGGCGGCGTAGACCCAGGCACCCTTGGGCGGTCTGGTGAAAACGAAAAAACGTTGACTTTGAAAATTTCAAAGCAAATCAAAGCTGATCTTGAACGCACAGGGCGATACCAAGTGTACCTAACGCGTGACAAGGACATTTATATACCCCACAGGCAACGCTTTGGGCTGGCAAAGGCTGTAAATGCTGACCTTTTCATAAGTGTGCATGTTGATGCTATTGCTGATCCAGATGTGCGTGGAGGCACTGTTTATACACTCAATGAAAATGCATCTGATAAGGAAGCTGGCCGCCTCGCTAGAATGGAAAACAAATCCGATATCATCGCGGGTGTTGATTTGGCTGAAACCAATAATGAAGTGACCAGTATTCTTATTGAACTTGCCCAGCGAGAAACGATGAATGCTTCTGCACAATATGCAGAAATTTTGTTAGCTGAAATGCGCAGCCAAGTGCACATGCATAAACGTGGGCACAGGTTTGCAAATTTACTTGTGTTGAAATCGCCTGATGTTCCTTCAGTGCTGATAGAAACAGGTTACATCACCAATAAAATTGATGCCCGTATGCTTGCTAGTACTGATGGGCAAAAGCGAATTGCAAAGGCCGTTGCCCGTGCTACAGACCAGTATTTTGCAACGCTGGTTGCACAAGGTCGGTGA
- a CDS encoding M23 family metallopeptidase, protein MSKVLTLKEKILYWRGKYFPERQLFLRSEGRVRFLTISTNAQVLIASAASVFLIWGSVTTYAYLTHDMRLEQKNQTISNMSVQYQTLSSDFSTLEVEIERRARQLEDRQKFLEEVIGPMQPAPLIVKPKSKKTDDTSDEAAAKAKTSLLDVLMGSSEVNAGELSSSTRRAQLMSRLQQAEYKQQRLARHLTIDVNNKLQIIDRALQPTLLSQDDLTRQWQSDTQAMGGPYSPDIGFEPIFTEQDNQNFSELLESWQRLEIVTMVLDSFPVGEPVEEYYLSSRFGRRKDPLKHTWANHPGLDMAGWPGTPILATAPGKVVHSGWFGPYGKMIEIEHGNGFKTRYGHMSKLLVKKGEIVDLGKQIGEMGKTGRVTGSHLHYEIWFEGEVRDPLPFLKAANDVLKIQGRHEKNSSS, encoded by the coding sequence TTGAGTAAAGTACTAACATTAAAAGAAAAAATCTTATACTGGCGCGGAAAGTACTTTCCTGAGCGCCAACTTTTTCTGCGCAGTGAAGGTCGCGTAAGGTTTCTAACCATCAGCACCAATGCGCAAGTTCTCATAGCTTCAGCTGCTTCGGTGTTTCTAATTTGGGGTTCTGTTACAACTTACGCTTACCTCACACATGATATGCGCCTTGAACAAAAAAACCAGACTATCTCGAACATGTCTGTGCAGTATCAAACTCTATCTAGTGATTTTTCTACCCTTGAAGTAGAAATTGAGCGTCGTGCGCGCCAACTTGAAGATCGGCAGAAATTTTTAGAAGAAGTGATTGGCCCCATGCAGCCAGCGCCGCTCATCGTTAAACCAAAATCTAAAAAAACGGATGACACCTCTGATGAAGCTGCAGCAAAAGCGAAAACATCCCTTTTAGATGTGCTTATGGGTAGTAGTGAAGTAAATGCTGGGGAACTATCCAGTTCTACCCGTCGTGCACAGTTAATGTCGCGGCTGCAGCAAGCAGAGTATAAACAGCAAAGACTGGCTAGACATTTAACGATTGATGTTAATAACAAACTCCAAATTATAGACCGCGCCCTTCAGCCAACTTTGCTCTCTCAGGATGATTTAACTCGACAATGGCAAAGCGATACTCAAGCTATGGGCGGCCCGTATAGCCCAGATATTGGTTTTGAGCCCATATTCACAGAGCAAGATAACCAAAACTTTAGTGAATTGCTTGAAAGCTGGCAGCGCCTTGAGATTGTCACAATGGTATTAGATAGTTTTCCTGTAGGCGAACCTGTTGAGGAATATTACCTATCTAGCCGTTTTGGACGAAGGAAAGACCCACTTAAACACACGTGGGCTAATCATCCAGGCCTTGACATGGCAGGGTGGCCTGGAACTCCGATACTAGCGACGGCTCCGGGTAAAGTTGTTCATTCAGGTTGGTTTGGCCCATACGGGAAAATGATCGAAATAGAACACGGTAATGGTTTTAAAACCCGTTATGGCCACATGAGTAAATTGCTCGTTAAAAAGGGCGAAATAGTAGACTTAGGTAAACAGATCGGCGAAATGGGAAAAACAGGTCGCGTTACAGGCAGTCATCTTCACTATGAAATATGGTTTGAAGGTGAAGTCAGAGATCCATTACCTTTCTTAAAGGCAGCAAACGATGTTCTCAAAATCCAGGGAAGACATGAAAAAAACAGCTCATCTTAA